TTCTGGATTGATATTACCATAGTTCTGAAGGACTGTCCTAGAACTTGTTGAAGCATCGAGGTAATCCTCCGCAATAATGCTATGCTAGTTCATCTACCCAGTGCTAAAGTCCACTGTAAAAATCAATTGGGCCCCTGAATAGAGCATTGTGAATGATGAGTGAAGTTTTGGGGGTTTAACATATGTGAATTTTACCTCTTTGGCTATCTccccttcctctttctcatctgtctcttcTCTACAGTATGATTCTACTATATGCATTTCTATCATTGAATAAAACGGGCCCAAGTCGATGCCTAGTGCTCGCAGGTACGTAGTTACTTTGCTGCAAAAACGCAGGTGTTGAAAGGCATCAAAAGACAATTCTTGAGTTTCCTGGAGATGAATTGCTTTATTGGCATACGATCCCTTATATGCGCTATGCTCCTGCGAGCGAGCTCGTGAGATGAACGTTGACTACAGTACTTCGATAGTTCGACCAACCTGTCAGTTACCATCATCAGTGGCTGCAGATGAGGATAGGCTGTACCATCGATCATATTGAGGCGTGCGAACATACTTGAGGTGGCAAACGCCACGACGGTCCTAAGACCTTTACAGGCAGTTATTGAATTTACGAACATGCAGAGTGCTCCACTGGGAGCGTGTTCTAGGTAAATTGCCGGATAGGAGGATTCAATGATCAATGACCAATCGCTTTGATGTATTGGCAACGTGGTTTCCCTGATCCTGGAAGATACTCAGCACGGGTACAAAAGACTCGAGAATAGAGATAATCCTGAAATTTCGCAATCGACCTCAAGCCGCGAGCCATGATCAGTCTCTTCCTGATTGCTGGGAGCTTTGTGACACCGTTGAGGTGTATATATACTTCATCCTATATAGCATCTACATGGCAACCAGAGAAGACAGGTTTTTAGTTGAATGGGCTACGCACCAGCCCTTTACAGAATTCTATTCTTTTTGATCATCACTTTACCAAGTACCCGTCTTCTATATTGATGCAAAACTTCTGGGTATTTATTAGTAACAAGGGTCCGTGGCCTCACTCCCTACGCGCTATATTTTAGGTTTATGGAGCCGGGTTGATACCATCTCGAGGATATTGCCAGATGGGAATATGTCCATAATAATTTCTCCCTGAACTAATTTGATAGTTCCAGTTCATCCCCTAATTGATGTATCTTTTACAACTTCATAACCAAGGCATAGCCTTTAATCAAGCTGATAACCTCTGATAATGTTTACCTGGATCTGCAGATAATGAGAAACCGATGTTGATTGGCTCACCGCCACATTTCGGCTATTGTTGTCGATCGTCATATCAAAGTCAACAGAGCTTTTTGATTATCAGGGGCAAAAAAGTTTTCTACGGGAACGGTCTCCGAGAGTGATGTGTCCGTGCAATCTATGCCAGTACTGGCATCCCATTAATTCTCATTCGCGTAACTAGCTAACGTACAGAAGGTATCACTGAACTAATCTAATCTGTTCCATCCCAAACATTATTAATAGAAACAGAATCACAAAAATGCAATGGTATCGCTTTTTCCTAGTAGCCATGAGAAGACTATAGAAGCAAACATTGTCCAATCCCAGAAAAGAAGTATAATCGAGTGATCGAATGGAACGATCCtcaagggaaaaaaaagttATGTACCAAGAAAAGAATCATAGGAAATCCTCCATTTTATATACCCAACACGGCATCGAAACATATCTTAATAAGTATGTGGCTTACATGAGCGCAATGGCACCCAAGACGATGGCCATCATACCGCCAGAAACCCGGTTGATCATACCGGCGCTGGTATCAGAGGCCGTAGCGTCGGCAGCGCTGGCGGAGCTGGAGCTAGAAGCAGACGCAGAGCTCGAGGCAGAAGCGCTGCTGGAAGATGATTCAGCGGAGGAAGTAGAAGAGGTGTTTGACACGGTGGAAGAGGcaccggtggtggtggtggaagcAGTAGCCGAAGGCGAGCTAGTGGTGTTGGTCATGGTGGTCATGGTCGAAGCGGAGGCAGAGGTAGAGCTCTCCGACGAGGTCGAGGCGCTGGAGGCCGTAGAAGAAGTGGTGCTGGAGGAACTCGCAGAGGCGGAAGCGGTGGCACCAGACACGGTGAAGCGAGGTAGGTAGTTGGATTCACCAGAGTCAGAGTCGTCGATGATCTCAATGGTGTAGCCCGAGTTCTCAATGTCCTCGGACGGAGTCCAGGTGTAGCTTCCCGAGTTGTCGATGTGCGCTAGATCCAGTCAACAAACTTCAAACTCCTTGGAAAGAATGATGGGGTATACTCACAAGCAATGGTGCTGCCCGACTCCGGGGTCGACACCTCGCCCGACTGGAGCTTCAACGAGACCGTGCCATCGGTGGTAGGGCTCCACTTGAGGGTAGTGGGCTCGCCAACCTCGAACTTGTAGCCACCGTTGGGGATGTTGAAAGCGTTCGGATTGTCAGCAGCCGCGAGAGTGGCAAGGGCGCTGATGGCCAAGTAGAAGTTGGAACGCATATTGATTGAGAATAGCTGTGTTGCTAGAGGAGATAACGGTTAAGGTAAGATTGAATCGGTAATCGAGAGGATGATATATGAGACAGTAGTATACGAAGATAATATACAAGGAACAAGGATGCGGTATAGAAGGATGATggagaggagaagagaaagagacgaAGAACACCGGGGACAAGAGCATATAAAAACGAAAGGAGCCTTTGGTCGTTGTACATAATTTGGAAGGTCCGCACTGCCGGTCGTAATATTCATTTTGGGAAACTACACGGCGGACGACCCCCGTTGATTGGGCAATACCATGCCATACCAGTCGAGCTAGTCTCGGATGGGACTAGTGGGTCCAAACAGACGAACCCTTTTGGTGCTTCTTTGACGGATTAGCCAATGAGGATGCTCATTTGCTAAGATAACGACCCACCTGGTCCTGTTAAGATTAAGCCATGTGGGCCCCGCATAAGGCAATGTGCCTGTCAGGGGGCTGATCCCGGTATCGGCGTTACTAGCCGTTTTTTGGTGTATATTTTAATTTCCTTGGGGGACTCGGACCACGTGAGCCCGAGATACGGCAACACGCAAAAACCACAAAGAAAATGCACAAAACGGCCCGAGGAGAATCTTCGGTCTATCATCAAAGTTTTTTTCTAAAGAGAAGGTATCTAAATAGTGTACAAAGTAAGTTCGCGATTAAAGTACAATGCCCAAAAATAATCACGAAATTGCCGCAGCGGAGGCTAGATCTCCGTCGGCCGTCGGCGTTGGACCGGCTATGATTTCTTCCTGGTTTGCTGGGACTTGAATGCCGGGTTCAATACCAGCAGTGGCGGCTGTGGCAGCGTTATCTTTGTCTGAGACAGTTGTGGCGTTTCCGTTGACAGGATTCGGAGGTTGCCTATGATTCTCCGAAACGGTCGGTTCATCCAGTAATCCGTTCTCCCCTAGAGCCATGATCGCCTCCATGATCCGATGATTGTCGTCCTCTTCTTGACGATCAAGTAGCTAATTGTGACCAATTTATCAGTTATAAGTCTCGTATTGTGATACGATGCAGGGTGCCAATAGCACATACCATCTGCAACAGTCCTTTCCGGCCTTTCTCCTTCTGCTGCGGCGCTGCTGGCTTCGTTTTGGCCTTCCGCTCCGGCAATTCATGCAAAAAGTTACAATCGTCTCCTCGTAGACATCGTCCGTTACGAGCAAAGTGGCGACATACTCGTTTTCTGACATTCGTACGGGGCGGTGGTGGTACTTTTTCCGGTCCCTCGCGGCGAGATGTCATTTCCTCTGGCGCTGAGCCGTCACTATCAGCatattcatcttcatcgctATCTGAGTCCGACGAGGACTCGTCGGATCCGCTTGAAGATGTCCAATCGTTATCATCAGTCGTATCAGTGACTTTGGCAGCTTCCTTATCGTGAACTGGTTTGGCTGGTTCGCCCGAGACATGTCCCGCCGGGGTGGCTGACGACTGGGCTTCTTGAAACACATCTCCATCTTTACTGAGACCTGTCGATTCCTTTCGTAGTTCTTCCACCTTGAGTCGGGCCCGCTCTGCGTCCGCTTCGGCTTTGGCAACCCGTTTCTGCTCCCGCTCGAGTTTCCGACGTAGCTTATCGGCCTTCTCCGTTGCCTTAGCCACTGCATCAACCGGATCTCCCGGTATACGTTGCTGCTGTCGCTCCCGAGTATCTTTCTGGGGCCGCTTTGTTGTTTCTTGTTTTCGGGATTCTCTCTTTTGTTTCATAGCTTCCTCCCGGGCTTTCTTTGCCTCCTCCAtggctttcttcttttcttcaaccCTAGCTTGGGTTGGGAATCGCTTCTTCCGCTCTGCGATCCATGCTGCAATCTCTTCCGGCGTCTTGAGGGTTGCCGTACGTCCCCTGTAGGTAAACCGAAGCGGTGCATTAGCGGTTCCGCCGCTCCCAGATGCCAGCTTTGACTCTTCGTCTacatcgtcttcctcctcgctAGATTCGTGGTCCTCTGTCTTTGGGGTCAGACCAAGCTGATTgtgctttctctttttcttgggcTTCCATGTAACATCCGAAGGTGGCGGTGGCTTAGATGGTAAAGGGTTTCCAAAGCTCGGAACGGGAGGCGGTGCGGGAACTCGAGGTGCGATTGACTGTGGTTTTCCAAATGCCGAAGGATGGTCTCGCTTGTTATGATGCTTCATCAGCTTGTCGCCGTTGGACATGTTGTTGCCGTAAGCATTATTATTAAACGGTTGCGGTCCCCAAGCATTTCCTTGATGGGCTCCAGGGAACGTCCCTGTAGGCGCAGTTTGCCCATAACCCCAAGGCCTACCAGGGGATGCATGCTGGTATGGCATTGCCGCATATGCCTGTGCCATCTGCCCCATAGCTTGATTGTACGCATCGTAGCTCGTCGTTTGGTGTTGGTATGGAGAGACTTGCGCTGCGGTTGGTTGGGAAAAGGTCTGCGGGGACGTAAATGCGGTCGATGTCGGAGGATAACTGGAACCGTATTGAGGTGCTGCAATTGCTGGTGTAGGCGCCGTAGACAGAGGTTGAGTCGGGAAACCGGCGTAGTTCATCGGTGCATAGCTAACAGACGGAGGAGCAGGGTTCGTTGAATACGCTGGAGAAGGTGCTGCATAATGGCCTCCTCTGCCTCCTCCTTTATTCACCTGAGCTCTTCCATGGCCTCTGGAATTTCCACCAGCACCCCGTCCACCCCGTTGGCCACGATAGCTTTGTCCGTACTGTGGCGCATGGTtatgctgctgctgtgacTGCTGTTGCCGGggtggaggcggaggagggggaggaaaagaaaagcccTGGGAGCTCATGATGGGGAGTGTTTGTGTAGTCCTTTCAAATATGACAGGACGAGCGCCATCCTTCAAGTCATTCTGACGGGTTTCTTGAAATTCGATCTCAACTTCTTTGCGGCCAGCGAGCGTTGTTCCGTTCCGAGCGCAGAACGATTGTGGTCATGTGACTTGCTGACTCGATCGGGCAAAAAATCGAACGGATGCTGCGATTGGCCGAGaaattgaagaaaaagagatatTTGGGATACTTGCATTGTTGAACAGCGATACAGCATGGATATCTAATATTTGACTTTGTTGTTCTTGTGGATAACCCGAACATGACATGCAATCCTCGTTGTATCGTGTCTGCCGTGTGAGATCAACTAGGATATCTTTTATCGCTTTGGTGCTGGCCATAGTACCCCCTATAGTTCATCATGTTCATTCTGGTAAGTCGCATGTTTTAGCCTTGTGCAGACAGGGACTAATCGCTGTCATAGACTACCATCTCCGATCTGATCCAGATCTCCCCAGAAGACTTTTCCAAGTATAGTGCGGTTGCTATTGAAGACAATATCAACGAGAAATATGCCAACAAGGTGCGTCTATGATCTCAGTGCCATGCAGGTTTGCCTTGGACTAATAGGTGCCAAGGTGATTCAAAAAATCGGCCTGTGTATCGGCTTCTACGACTTATTAGAGTCTTCGGACGGTCTTATCGGTCACGGGACAGGTCTGGTCAACGTTAATGGTGAGTGTCGCGCTGTTCAAGGGATATTCGTGATCTAACCCCTAGACAGTCAAATTTCGTTTGATTGTGTTCCGGCCGTTCAAGGGAGAGATCATACTCGGGAAGATCTCCAGTGCTACGGAGCATGGGATCAAGAGTAGGTCCCCGTTGAGTCAGTTAATGCAGAAGTCTCGAGCTAATGCGCATACTACAGTTGGTGTCGAATTCTTCAACGACATCTTTGTGCCCCCAGACCTTTTGTTAGAGGGCGCCAGATTGTGAGCATCCGCATAATTCTCCTACAAGAATGCAACTAATGCATGAACAGCGACTACGCAGATCAAGTCTGGATCTGGGACAGCGAGGACGGTTCGTCGTTCTATTTCGATGTAGGAGAAATTGTCCGGCTGCGCGTGGAGATGGAAGAATGGCACGACCAAATTCCCAATGCGCCAGACCTTGGGGACACAGCAGCAACCGAAAGAAAGCCTCCGTATTCGATTATTGTAAGTGATAATATATCCTTTCCTTTGTACAAGAAGGACTGTCCATGCTAATGCCGTTTTTAAGGGCTCGATGCAGATGGCTGGTTTGGGTCCGATTTCCTGGTGGTAGTTTGCGTTTCTTTAGTTTCAAATTACATTAACGAGTTGGATGGGATTTATGGACGCTGGAATAATGTTCCAGATACTTCAAATAAGCAATCTCCTCCATACATGGTAGCAAATTTTCACTCCGTAGTAATCGGCGTCTTTGTCCggcatacggagtacggagtaaagCAAGGGACTCGGTTAATACCGGAGTGCTCATAGTTTCCTGATATGATGTGCGTGGAAATGAATGAAATATCAACATTTCCCAATATTCTATtcgttttttctttctcttcctacTTGATATTACTTCCACTGGAGCATTGACATTGCCGGCGCTGTCAGATCTGATTAACCGTTGAGCGGGGTGATATCATATCAACAACATTTATAGCTGTTTGCAGCTGCTTATATTCCTCATCAACCTCGCACAATCTTTGATTCTCTTCTCTATTTACTCAAATCACAAGGCCTTAAGCAAAATGACTGCCCACTCTTCAGCGAACGGCCATATCTCAGCATCAGATAAGGCCCGTTTTGGGACCTTGGCTGTCCACGCTGGATCTCCCCACGATCCTACAACAGGCGCAGTGATTGCTCCTGTGAGTTGTCCCCTGATCGGATATTTCGATAGTTGCGACTGACAAAATTTTAGATTTCTTTGTCAACCACTTTTGCCCAAATAGACGTTGCAAACCCTGTTGGCCGTTACGAATATACTCGCAGCTCAAACCCCAACAGGTGAGCTAAATGAGGATATCGAATCATGAAGATCAGTACGCTTACAATAATCATTAGAGATAACTTTGAAGAGGCTGTCGCAGCGCTCGAGCATGGCAAATACGCTTTGGCTTTCGCCTCTGGTTCTGCCACTACCGCTACAATTCTCCAGTCGCTGGCAGCAGGATCACACGTTATCTCGGTTTCTGATGTCTATGGAGGCACGCATAGATATTTCACCAAGGTTGCCTCAGCCCATGGTGTGGATGTCTCTTTCAGTCATAGCATCGAGTTGGAAGTGCAGAAGTTGATCCGGCCTAATGAGACCAAGTTGATCTGGATCGAGACTCCATCGAATCCGACTCTGGGCTTGGTAGACATTGAGAAAGTCGCAGAAGTCGCCCATACATATGGAATCAGAGTGGTCGTGGATAACACATTCATGAGTCCTTATGTGCAGAACCCATTAGACCACGGTGCTGATCTTGTGGTTCATTCCGTCACGAAATATATTAACGGCCACTCTGTATGCTTTACCCGTAATCACGATGCAAGGAATCTTTGCTGAATGATATTAGGATGTGTTGATGGGTGTCGCAGCCTTCAACTCCGACGAACTTAAAGAACGCCTTACATTCCTCCAGAACGCTATCGGTGCCGTCCCCTCTCCCTTCGACTGCTGGCTCGCCCACCGTGGCTTGAAGACCCTCCACTTGCGTGCTCGCGAGGCCACGATAAACGCAACAGCCGTCGCCAAAGCCCTCGAGTCCTCACCTCACGTCATATCCGTCAACTACCCCGGATTAGATTCCCACCCCAATCGTGCAATTGCTATCAAGCAACACCGCAACGGCATGGGTGGTGGTATGCTGAGCTTCCGCATCAAGGGTGGTAAAAAGGCCGCTCATCGATTCTGCCAGTTTACTAGGGTGTACACCTTGGCTGAGAGTCTTGGAGGTGTGGAGAGTCTTTGCGAAGTTCCTGCGAGTATGACTCATGCGGGTATTCCCAAGGAAGAGCGCGAGGCCGCCGGTGTTTATGACGATCTCATTCGTATCAGTTCCGGCGTTGAGGATGCCGAAGATCTTCGGGCGGATGTACTTCAGGCAGTTGAGAAGGCTGTCACTGCCAGCTCATAGACCAAACACGAAAGGATTCTCTCTGGGAAGCATACGACATCATATCCATAGACTCGAGCAAACCTGCATCAACTTAATAGAGGCAGATTATGCCATAATGCATCACACGCGTACCTAATAGAGCATCATCTTGTATTCTTTTATATCTTTACTTTTTTAGTTTGATTTTTATGCAGTAATGCAGCCATTGTGCTTAGTAATCCATATAATGCACGGCAAAATTTTTTTGAGGAAAAGATCCAACACAGAACAGAATTCCATCGTCGAATTTGATTGGTCCAATTTGTTGGAATATTGATTCCTCGTGGTTGCAGCAATTGAAGAAATCCACATTGGCTACAATAATACCTCGTGGGCAAGAAGAGATATCTGATATTGCCCCGCCGAAGATAAAAAATTATACCCGCGGGATTCGTTATAGAGCATCGGATAGCACTCTAACCTCATCTTAAACATCAATCCGCAAGAATGGCATTTAGTTTTGGGTTCTCTGGCGACGATatcgatattgatgactCTGAGGTTGAGCAGCCTGTCCAGGTGAATTCGATTTCTGCACCGGTTGAGAATGACCTTCCCGAGCCGGTAGCGGCGAAGAGACACGAAATGGGAGAATGGGTGAGTTGGATCCCGAATCTTTAATGATTACAGTCTGCTAACGATGCCCATGGATCCCCACTCTCCCATCTCAAATATCATACAACAAGCTCAAACTCAATACGGGCAATAAGCTTGATGATCTGACTTTTGCCCGTCGCGAGGTCTTTGACATCCGCACCCAGCTCATGGCCGAAGACAGCGAACAGGATAACGAAGAGCTGATCTCTGGCCTGGAGCATGGTGATCTAAAGCCAAACTTCTACGAAGGCGGCTTCAAGACGTGGGAGTGTGCGCTGGATTTGGCGAAGCGGGTTGTGGGTGATGGTGCTGTTGCTGATGTCGATGGGGATTGTCATATTATTGAGGTTGGTGCCGGCACGGCAGTACCATCTCTGGCGCTGTTTGCGCGGCTTCTCTCCGCGTCGACCCAACAGCGAAAGACTCACTTTACTTTTGCGGACTATAATGCTGTTGTCCTGCGTCTGGTTACACTACCCAATCTTCTTCTTacttggaaccagcaccgtgAGAAGCACTCAGCGTCAACGAACGCCCCATCATCAGAGCAGCAAGAACCGGGACAAGACGAAGAGGAACTGGACGTCACCCCGGAACTCCTGGAAGAATTCCAAAAAGACCTTGCCAAACGAGGAAtcaccatcgacttcatttCTGGTGCTTGGTCGCCTGCTTTTGTTGACTTGGCTTGCTCGAATTCTCCTAGTGGAAACCATAGGACACTGGTCCTTGCCAGTGAGACGATTTACTCGCCGTTGTCGCTGGGTGCATTTACTGAGACCTTGCTCGAGCTGTTACGGCGGTCTGGAACGACTGAAAGTAAGAGCAAGGCTCTCATTGCGGCAAAGAAGGTCTATTTCGGAGTTGGGGGTGGGGTGGATGAGTTCCTTGCGGTTTTGAGGAATACTAGTGGAGATGAAATGGATGTGAAGGAATTGGTGGATGTCAAGTCAGAAGGCGTGGGCAGGGTAGTGCTTGAGGTTACACAGGCTGAGGTAATGAAGACATGACAGGGCTTCTTATTGTCCGTTTCATCTCGCTTCTACTTAATAGCGAATTCTTGACTGATGCCCCTTGGCCCCTGACATCCTTGTATATAAAACGGCATCCACAATCGAACAAAGGAACCTGATAATGAATTGCTAACCCAGTATATGTACAACCTATCTCCACCCTCGTGCATTTTAGTATCATTCGAGAAAATCGAAACAAAGACCGTGTATTGGATTTGTTTAATCATATAGAGACACAACCTTGCCGTCCTTCAACCGTGCAACACGAGACTCCTCGACCTTCTGGTTCTGGCGGTCGTAGTGTGCGGCAACGGCGCTCAGGTTGGCCTGCGAGCCGGCAGAGACGTTCCACGGGGCACCGGAATTGAAGCTCACCCTAAAAAAACAACACCGTTAGTCACCAATAATCAGGCCGGCAACACGACAACCATGGTAGACGTACTCAGGCTGCTTCAAGTCATAAGCTTGCGCAGGACGCTGGCTCTGGAACAGGTGACGGTCGTACGCAGCCTTCTCCATGGCCACGGTGTGGATAGCATTTCTCTCCTCAAAGACCTTCTCATCGGGGGTCCATTTCTGGATCAGGTTGGAGATCCACGACTGCTCGCCGGCATCCTGTATCGACTTGTGGATACGGTAGAGGACGAAGCTGGAGGCGAAGGTACCAACGGCGACGTAAAAACTGGGCTGTATGATTTCCGATCAACTGTTAGCTTCGTCAAATCACGTACGAGATATTACTACTCCATAGACACCGGAACGCAACGCATTGGACTTCCAATTGAAATCAAAGGAGCAAATGCCGTAAAACCCAAAAGAGAGAATAAAGCAATATCCACGGAGAATACGTACACCGAAGCCCTCGCTCACTGGCTCGGCGTGAGCAGCGTGAGAAGCGAATCGTTGCGGCTGCTGGTTCCGCAGCAAAGGCCGCATCGAGGCCACCGATCGCCTGGCGAAGAACATGATCTGTAGGAAGTACGGGAAAGGAGCGGAGAATAAGACAATTGGCAGCAATGCCGAGCGACAACAGCAGGTCGTGGTGATGACGCCCTTCGTTTTCGCAATCCGGAGATGAGGTCGAAATGCGGCGGGCGGTCGGATATCACGTGAGAGTTACCATATCGGGACTAGGGCGTGAGGACTACAACCTCAACTGTGCACAGGCGATCTTATTCTGACGCCAATGCGGATTCTGGAATTGAACGGAAGCCGCGATGCTCATGATGCATGGGACTAACGATTCTTCTGGCTTAATACATTGTTATTGTCCAATCCGCGGAATGCCACTGGCTCTCGAACAGGGAACATAATCGGAGCTTGCCTCACGCCGCAGGTTTCCTCTCCACTTCCGACTTCTCCATAAGCGTTGAAGCGTATGGTTGTCAAGCGGACATGTCATCCAAGTTGTTTAGTCGTCTCCACCTCGTCTTGCTCCGTGATACGTACATACTGAGTACAGAAAATCCCCGGGGTTTGAGTTCGCTCTCAATTGATGCCCAATGTTCTCATGGGGCACGGTCCCTGATGTTACGCCGGTTATGAATTTGATTGATCCCGCATTGGCtatgctttctttttcttgcgcTCCTTGTCCGGTTGAATCGTTCTCAGGTGGTATCAACAGTCGACAGTGACGACTAAGGCTCGGTCCGCGGTCTGTCTCGCTGGATCTGGATGCGGTGTATTTTGTCCCACCATTTAGTCGCGATGCGAGCTTTTGTTTTCCCTTTTTGGCTTCGATTTCTCGGGTCTTAATCAATAGAATTATTAGTTGGCACTCTGCGTTTTTGGGCACTCTTTGGATTTCACCCCTTGGGTTTCCTTACATCATCTTGGACACCGCGAATCAATATCAGTCCGGAGTTCCCCTGATGCTTGAAAAAGCATTGACAACCGACAGGATTTTCTTTCGTGTATTCTATCTATTCGTCCCGACTTGCAGAACGCCACGTCTAGAAGTACTCATCACTTGGAATACATTCCCTTTTTGCTGCATGATATTCAAGTGATTTGACCTCATCAGGCATCGGACCCTCCCGTATCCTTGTCTAATCACAGTATATCTTGGAGGCCGCCGCATGCGCTTGCAAATGTACGGCCATCTGAATCAACAACATCCAATGAATTCTTAGCTGATAATTACGCTCCCTTTTCACGACTTCAGTTTTTATTCTGCTGGAAACACGTCTCTCTACACCACTTGAATCTTGCACCGCATTTGTTCTATCGAAGAGGGAAGAGTCAAAACATAGGTGGAAATGGCCGAAGAGGTGTCTGGAAATCGGATGCAGACCGATACTCTtgaacaacaaccacaacaacaatcGACACAGGAGTTAGCGCACCCAGAAGAACCACCCGCTGCAGAGCCAGTTCCAGAACCCGAAGCTGTGTTGGAACAA
The sequence above is a segment of the Aspergillus chevalieri M1 DNA, chromosome 6, nearly complete sequence genome. Coding sequences within it:
- a CDS encoding CCCH zinc finger protein (COG:S;~EggNog:ENOG410PQ5K;~InterPro:IPR019496,IPR000571,IPR036855;~PFAM:PF10453,PF00642;~go_function: GO:0046872 - metal ion binding [Evidence IEA]), encoding MSSQGFSFPPPPPPPPRQQQSQQQHNHAPQYGQSYRGQRGGRGAGGNSRGHGRAQVNKGGGRGGHYAAPSPAYSTNPAPPSVSYAPMNYAGFPTQPLSTAPTPAIAAPQYGSSYPPTSTAFTSPQTFSQPTAAQVSPYQHQTTSYDAYNQAMGQMAQAYAAMPYQHASPGRPWGYGQTAPTGTFPGAHQGNAWGPQPFNNNAYGNNMSNGDKLMKHHNKRDHPSAFGKPQSIAPRVPAPPPVPSFGNPLPSKPPPPSDVTWKPKKKRKHNQLGLTPKTEDHESSEEEDDVDEESKLASGSGGTANAPLRFTYRGRTATLKTPEEIAAWIAERKKRFPTQARVEEKKKAMEEAKKAREEAMKQKRESRKQETTKRPQKDTRERQQQRIPGDPVDAVAKATEKADKLRRKLEREQKRVAKAEADAERARLKVEELRKESTGLSKDGDVFQEAQSSATPAGHVSGEPAKPVHDKEAAKVTDTTDDNDWTSSSGSDESSSDSDSDEDEYADSDGSAPEEMTSRREGPEKVPPPPRTNVRKRVCRHFARNGRCLRGDDCNFLHELPERKAKTKPAAPQQKEKGRKGLLQMLLDRQEEDDNHRIMEAIMALGENGLLDEPTVSENHRQPPNPVNGNATTVSDKDNAATAATAGIEPGIQVPANQEEIIAGPTPTADGDLASAAAIS
- the RPC25 gene encoding DNA-directed RNA polymerase III subunit RPC25 (COG:K;~EggNog:ENOG410PNFC;~InterPro:IPR005576,IPR036898,IPR013238,IPR012340;~PFAM:PF03876,PF08292;~go_process: GO:0006351 - transcription, DNA-templated [Evidence IEA]) — protein: MFILTTISDLIQISPEDFSKYSAVAIEDNINEKYANKVIQKIGLCIGFYDLLESSDGLIGHGTGLVNVNVKFRLIVFRPFKGEIILGKISSATEHGIKIGVEFFNDIFVPPDLLLEGARFDYADQVWIWDSEDGSSFYFDVGEIVRLRVEMEEWHDQIPNAPDLGDTAATERKPPYSIIGSMQMAGLGPISWW
- a CDS encoding protein-histidine N-methyltransferase → MAFSFGFSGDDIDIDDSEVEQPVQVNSISAPVENDLPEPVAAKRHEMGEWVSWIPNL
- the CYS3 gene encoding cystathionine gamma-lyase CYS3 (COG:E;~EggNog:ENOG410PGYK;~InterPro:IPR000277,IPR015424,IPR015421,IPR015422;~PFAM:PF01053;~go_function: GO:0003824 - catalytic activity [Evidence IEA];~go_function: GO:0030170 - pyridoxal phosphate binding [Evidence IEA];~go_process: GO:0019346 - transsulfuration [Evidence IEA]): MTAHSSANGHISASDKARFGTLAVHAGSPHDPTTGAVIAPISLSTTFAQIDVANPVGRYEYTRSSNPNRDNFEEAVAALEHGKYALAFASGSATTATILQSLAAGSHVISVSDVYGGTHRYFTKVASAHGVDVSFSHSIELEVQKLIRPNETKLIWIETPSNPTLGLVDIEKVAEVAHTYGIRVVVDNTFMSPYVQNPLDHGADLVVHSVTKYINGHSDVLMGVAAFNSDELKERLTFLQNAIGAVPSPFDCWLAHRGLKTLHLRAREATINATAVAKALESSPHVISVNYPGLDSHPNRAIAIKQHRNGMGGGMLSFRIKGGKKAAHRFCQFTRVYTLAESLGGVESLCEVPASMTHAGIPKEEREAAGVYDDLIRISSGVEDAEDLRADVLQAVEKAVTASS
- a CDS encoding putative NADH-ubiquinone oxidoreductase 178 kDa subunit (COG:S;~EggNog:ENOG410PS0D;~InterPro:IPR034444;~go_component: GO:0005739 - mitochondrion [Evidence IEA];~go_process: GO:0055114 - oxidation-reduction process [Evidence IEA]), which translates into the protein MFFARRSVASMRPLLRNQQPQRFASHAAHAEPVSEGFGPSFYVAVGTFASSFVLYRIHKSIQDAGEQSWISNLIQKWTPDEKVFEERNAIHTVAMEKAAYDRHLFQSQRPAQAYDLKQPEVSFNSGAPWNVSAGSQANLSAVAAHYDRQNQKVEESRVARLKDGKVVSLYD
- a CDS encoding GPI anchored serine-threonine rich family protein (COG:S;~EggNog:ENOG410PYSY;~InterPro:IPR018466;~PFAM:PF10342;~SECRETED:SignalP(1-18)), yielding MRSNFYLAISALATLAAADNPNAFNIPNGGYKFEVGEPTTLKWSPTTDGTVSLKLQSGEVSTPESGSTIASHIDNSGSYTWTPSEDIENSGYTIEIIDDSDSGESNYLPRFTVSGATASASASSSSTTSSTASSASTSSESSTSASASTMTTMTNTTSSPSATASTTTTGASSTVSNTSSTSSAESSSSSASASSSASASSSSSASAADATASDTSAGMINRVSGGMMAIVLGAIALM
- a CDS encoding uncharacterized protein (COG:A;~EggNog:ENOG410PNYI;~InterPro:IPR019410), which codes for MAEDSEQDNEELISGLEHGDLKPNFYEGGFKTWECALDLAKRVVGDGAVADVDGDCHIIEVGAGTAVPSLALFARLLSASTQQRKTHFTFADYNAVVLRLVTLPNLLLTWNQHREKHSASTNAPSSEQQEPGQDEEELDVTPELLEEFQKDLAKRGITIDFISGAWSPAFVDLACSNSPSGNHRTLVLASETIYSPLSLGAFTETLLELLRRSGTTESKSKALIAAKKVYFGVGGGVDEFLAVLRNTSGDEMDVKELVDVKSEGVGRVVLEVTQAEVMKT